The following proteins are encoded in a genomic region of Salminus brasiliensis chromosome 25, fSalBra1.hap2, whole genome shotgun sequence:
- the mcee gene encoding methylmalonyl-CoA epimerase, mitochondrial → MAASMLKVAVTCLSRCAQHRTPAARMFSSSLSMRQDIPPALWKLGRLNHVAIAVPDLQKATALYRDVLGAQVSAAVPLPEHGVYTVFVELGNTKLELLHPLGEKSPIAGFLQKNKAGGMHHICIEVDDINTAIADLKAKNIRLLSPEPRIGAHGKPVMFLHPKDCDGVLVELEQA, encoded by the exons ATGGCGGCCTCTATGCTGAAGGTTGCAG TGACATGTCTCTCAAGGTGTGCCCAGCACCGCACTCCAGCAGCGAGGATGTTCTCCTCATCCCTATCCATGAGACAGGATATCCCTCCTGCCTTGTGGAAGCTGGGCAGGCTGAACCACGTGGCCATAGCCGTTCCTGACCTACAGAAGGCAACGGCTCTGTACCGAGATGTGCTCGGCGCCCAGGTGAGCGCTGCTGTGCCTTTACCAGAGCACGGGGTTTATACAGTGTTTGTGGAGCTGGGCAACACAAAGCTGGAGCTTTTGCATCCTCTGGGAGAGAAAAGTCCCATCGCAGGGTTCCTACAGAAGAACAAAGCTGGAGGGATGCACCACATCTGCATTGAG GTGGATGATATAAACACAGCGATAGCAGATTTGAAGGCAAAGAACATCAGGCTGCTCTCTCCAGAGCCACGGATAGGAGCTCATGGCAAACCTGTGATGTTCCTCCACCCAAAAGACTGCGATGGTGTTCTTGTGGAATTAGAGCAAGCTTAg